The Thalassomonas actiniarum genome contains the following window.
TCCGTTCCTGTGGGGTTCAAAGCGTACCGGTCCTGATCTTGCCCGTGTTGGCGGTCGTTATTCTGATGACTGGCACCGCGTTCACCTGATTGACCCGCGCGCCGTAGTGCCGGAGTCAAACATGCCATCATTTAAGTGGCTGGAAGAAGATCTCCTGGACGGTGAGTTAACAGGCAAGAAAATGGAAACCTTTAATCTGCTAACCAAAAACCGTGGCCATAAAAACGAGCAAGGCGAATATATTCCTTTGTACTCGGCAGAAGATATCGCCGGTGCCAAGAAAGCCGTAGCCGGTAAGAAAGAAATGGACGCCTTGATTGCTTATTTGCAATCCCTCGGTCATGCACTGAAGTAATGACCATGGATTACGGCACGCTCAGAGGGTTCTTTGCCCTCCTCATATTGGCACTATTTATTATCATTGTGATCTGGTCATACAGCAAAAAACGTAAGTCGTCGTTTGATAGCGCCGCCAACTCGATTTTTGAAGAAGATCGCAAAGAGAAAAACAACAAACAGGAGACTAATAAAAATGTCTAGCTTCTGGAGTATCTGGATATCAGTTCTCACCCTGGGCACTTTAGTGGGTTGCTACCTGCTACTGCGCATGTGTTTAAAAAACTTTGCCGGCGTTAAAGAAGGCGAGTCTATGGGTCATGAATTTGACGGCATAGAAGAGTTGAATAACCCTTTACCTAAGTGGTGGAGTACGTTCTTCTTAATCACCATCATC
Protein-coding sequences here:
- the ccoO gene encoding cytochrome-c oxidase, cbb3-type subunit II, with product MKNKHEPLEKHVGWFFIATIAAISIGGLVEITPLFFQKETTTPVDNLRPYTALELEGRDIYIREGCHTCHSQMIRPFRAETERYGHYSVAGEHVWEHPFLWGSKRTGPDLARVGGRYSDDWHRVHLIDPRAVVPESNMPSFKWLEEDLLDGELTGKKMETFNLLTKNRGHKNEQGEYIPLYSAEDIAGAKKAVAGKKEMDALIAYLQSLGHALK
- a CDS encoding cbb3-type cytochrome oxidase subunit 3; the encoded protein is MDYGTLRGFFALLILALFIIIVIWSYSKKRKSSFDSAANSIFEEDRKEKNNKQETNKNV